In the genome of Streptomyces globosus, one region contains:
- the arfB gene encoding alternative ribosome rescue aminoacyl-tRNA hydrolase ArfB yields the protein MPGPHVIRGSVVLPEAELSWRFSRSSGPGGQHVNTSDSRVELLFDLAASKALPEVWKERALERLASRLVDGVLSVRASEHRSQLRNREMALVRMASLLAEATAPPPKPRRATKIPKGINERRLREKKARAETKRGRSGRDW from the coding sequence ATGCCTGGTCCCCATGTCATCCGCGGCTCCGTCGTGCTCCCCGAGGCGGAGCTCTCGTGGCGGTTCTCGCGTTCCTCCGGGCCGGGCGGGCAGCACGTGAACACCTCGGACTCGCGCGTCGAGCTGCTCTTCGACCTCGCCGCGTCGAAGGCACTGCCGGAGGTGTGGAAGGAGCGGGCCCTGGAGCGGCTCGCGTCCCGCCTGGTCGACGGGGTCCTGTCCGTACGCGCCTCCGAGCACCGCTCGCAGCTGCGCAACCGGGAGATGGCGCTGGTCCGGATGGCGTCCCTGCTCGCGGAGGCGACCGCACCGCCGCCGAAGCCGCGCCGTGCGACGAAGATCCCGAAGGGGATCAACGAGCGGCGGCTGCGGGAGAAGAAGGCCCGCGCCGAGACCAAGCGGGGCCGCTCGGGCCGCGACTGGTAG
- a CDS encoding M1 family metallopeptidase has product MDTRTLSRLAVLASAALLVAGTGCTAETVQGRPGASGLRDAYFPKAGNGGYQVEHYGLDLGYDPADGVLRGRAVITARAEQGLSSFNLDFSGLKVERVAVQGAGARFNRTGTELTVRPADDLAAGEVFRTEVVYSGRPKPHKDPDGSTEGWIRLDGGAVAVGEPVGSMTWFPGNHHPSDKAAYDVVLIVPKGYEAVSNGRLRSRTDTGDGRTAFAWHSPEPVASYLVTAAVGTFRVTEGRTPSGVPLYSAVAPGEEAQSAPALGRLAEMTEWGAARFGPYPFSAGGAIVLPAGSLEYALETQTRPVFPGAPTEDLVLHELAHQWFGNSVSPASWKDMWLNEGFATYAEWLWAEDHGGPTAEQRFDAFLAGDTAVDPAADSDWDAFAPASPPGPEDISGNPVYHRGAMVLHRIRQEAGDAAFSALLRGWAAERRHGNASTADFTAYAEKQTGLDLRQVWDVWLYGKDSPR; this is encoded by the coding sequence GTGGATACCCGTACGCTCTCCCGTCTCGCCGTCCTGGCCTCCGCCGCGCTCCTCGTCGCGGGGACGGGGTGTACGGCGGAGACGGTGCAGGGCCGGCCGGGCGCGTCGGGGCTGCGGGACGCGTACTTCCCGAAGGCGGGCAACGGCGGGTACCAGGTGGAGCACTACGGGCTGGACCTGGGCTACGACCCGGCGGACGGGGTGCTGCGCGGCCGCGCGGTGATCACGGCGCGGGCGGAGCAGGGGCTGAGCTCGTTCAACCTGGACTTCAGCGGGCTGAAGGTGGAGCGGGTCGCGGTGCAGGGCGCCGGGGCCCGGTTCAACCGGACGGGCACGGAGCTGACGGTGCGGCCGGCCGACGACCTGGCGGCGGGCGAGGTGTTCCGCACCGAGGTCGTCTACAGCGGCAGGCCGAAGCCGCACAAGGACCCGGACGGTTCCACGGAGGGCTGGATCCGCCTGGACGGCGGGGCGGTCGCGGTGGGTGAGCCGGTCGGGTCGATGACGTGGTTCCCGGGGAACCACCACCCCAGCGACAAGGCCGCCTACGACGTGGTGCTGATCGTTCCGAAGGGGTACGAGGCCGTCTCGAACGGCCGGCTGCGCTCGCGTACGGACACCGGCGACGGGCGGACGGCGTTCGCGTGGCACAGCCCGGAGCCGGTGGCGAGCTACCTGGTCACGGCCGCGGTCGGCACGTTCAGGGTGACGGAGGGGCGGACGCCCTCCGGGGTGCCGCTGTACTCCGCGGTCGCTCCCGGCGAGGAGGCGCAGAGCGCGCCCGCGCTGGGGCGGCTGGCGGAGATGACGGAGTGGGGCGCGGCGCGGTTCGGGCCGTACCCGTTCTCGGCGGGCGGTGCGATCGTGCTGCCGGCGGGGAGCCTGGAGTACGCGCTGGAGACGCAGACGCGGCCGGTGTTCCCGGGCGCGCCGACGGAGGACCTGGTGCTGCACGAGCTGGCGCACCAGTGGTTCGGGAACTCGGTCTCGCCGGCGTCGTGGAAGGACATGTGGCTGAACGAGGGGTTCGCCACGTACGCGGAGTGGCTGTGGGCGGAGGACCACGGCGGGCCGACCGCCGAGCAGCGCTTCGACGCGTTCCTGGCCGGTGACACCGCGGTGGACCCTGCGGCGGACTCCGACTGGGACGCGTTCGCGCCGGCGTCCCCGCCCGGGCCGGAGGACATCTCCGGGAATCCGGTCTACCACCGGGGCGCGATGGTGCTGCACCGGATCCGGCAGGAGGCGGGCGATGCGGCGTTCTCGGCGCTGCTGCGCGGCTGGGCGGCCGAGCGGCGGCACGGGAACGCGAGCACCGCGGACTTCACCGCGTACGCCGAGAAGCAGACGGGGCTGGACCTGCGGCAGGTGTGGGACGTGTGGCTGTACGGCAAGGACAGCCCCCGCTGA
- a CDS encoding flavin reductase family protein, translating into MLKTTPLPAPPAATPHPEGVSHDEFRAAMSRLAAGVCLITSHEPPLAPGGPPGEDVGMTATAFVSVSLDPPLVLVSVREGSRMDDLLAEQPLWAVSVLADHQVQVASRFSMKGRISDRLLFADLPWERGELSGSPLLTDALATLECRTENRVAAGDHTLVVGRVLAARCPAPDGAPLAYFRGRYRHLAP; encoded by the coding sequence GTGCTGAAGACGACTCCCCTGCCCGCGCCGCCCGCCGCCACCCCGCATCCTGAGGGGGTGAGCCACGACGAGTTCCGCGCCGCGATGAGCAGACTGGCCGCGGGCGTCTGCCTGATCACCTCCCACGAGCCGCCGCTCGCGCCGGGCGGGCCGCCCGGGGAGGACGTCGGCATGACCGCCACCGCCTTCGTGTCGGTCTCGCTGGACCCGCCGCTGGTGCTGGTCAGCGTGCGCGAGGGCTCGCGGATGGACGACCTGCTGGCCGAGCAGCCGCTGTGGGCGGTCTCCGTCCTCGCCGACCACCAGGTCCAGGTCGCGAGCCGCTTCTCGATGAAGGGCCGCATCAGCGACCGGCTGCTCTTCGCCGACCTGCCCTGGGAGCGCGGCGAGCTGTCGGGGTCGCCGCTGCTGACGGACGCCCTGGCCACGCTGGAGTGCCGCACCGAGAACCGGGTCGCGGCCGGCGACCACACGCTCGTCGTGGGGCGCGTCCTCGCGGCCCGGTGCCCCGCGCCGGACGGCGCGCCGCTGGCGTATTTCCGCGGGCGGTACCGGCACCTGGCGCCCTGA
- a CDS encoding TerD family protein: MAVSLSKGGNVSLTKEAPGLSAVTVGLGWDVRTTTGVDFDLDASAIAVNAMGKVVSDGHFVFFNNKSTPDQSIVHTGDNRTGEGAGDDEAINVNLAALPADVDKIVFPVSIYDAESRSQNFGQVRNAYIRVVNQAGGAEIARYDLSEDAATETAMVFGELYRNGAEWKFRAVGQGYASGLAGIAQDFGVNV, translated from the coding sequence ATGGCAGTAAGCCTGTCCAAGGGCGGCAACGTCTCGCTCACCAAGGAGGCCCCCGGCCTCAGCGCCGTCACGGTCGGCCTCGGCTGGGACGTCCGGACGACGACCGGTGTCGACTTCGACCTCGACGCCTCGGCCATCGCGGTCAACGCGATGGGCAAGGTCGTCTCGGACGGCCACTTCGTCTTCTTCAACAACAAGTCCACCCCGGACCAGAGCATCGTCCACACCGGTGACAACCGCACCGGTGAGGGCGCCGGCGACGACGAGGCGATCAACGTCAACCTGGCCGCCCTCCCGGCCGACGTCGACAAGATCGTCTTCCCGGTCTCGATCTACGACGCCGAGTCCCGCAGCCAGAACTTCGGCCAGGTCCGCAACGCGTACATCCGCGTCGTGAACCAGGCCGGCGGCGCCGAGATCGCCCGCTACGACCTCTCCGAGGACGCGGCCACCGAGACCGCCATGGTCTTCGGCGAGCTCTACCGCAACGGCGCCGAGTGGAAGTTCCGCGCGGTCGGCCAGGGATACGCCTCCGGCCTCGCCGGCATCGCCCAGGACTTCGGCGTCAACGTCTGA
- a CDS encoding GlcG/HbpS family heme-binding protein — protein MKTRTRVLTGTALVVALGAGTFGAVSANAAQSAPAAAAAAPAKKDGAVAGKAFTTTTHLTVDAAARAAQAALEAARKENQRVTVAVVDRNGNTIVTLRGDGAGPQSYESAERKAFTAVAWNAPTSVLAGRLAQAPNLKDIPGTLFLGGGVPVQAEGAPVAGIGVAGAPSGELDEKYAKAGVDALAK, from the coding sequence ATGAAGACCCGCACCCGTGTTCTGACCGGTACCGCCCTCGTCGTCGCGCTCGGCGCCGGCACGTTCGGCGCGGTGAGCGCCAACGCGGCGCAGTCGGCGCCGGCGGCGGCCGCCGCGGCCCCGGCGAAGAAGGACGGTGCGGTGGCCGGCAAGGCGTTCACGACGACGACGCACCTGACGGTCGACGCGGCGGCGCGAGCGGCGCAGGCGGCGCTGGAGGCGGCGCGCAAGGAGAACCAGCGGGTGACGGTCGCGGTGGTGGACCGCAACGGCAACACGATCGTGACGCTGCGCGGTGACGGCGCGGGCCCGCAGTCGTACGAGTCGGCGGAGCGCAAGGCGTTCACGGCGGTGGCCTGGAACGCGCCGACGTCGGTGCTGGCGGGCCGGCTGGCGCAGGCCCCGAACCTGAAGGACATCCCGGGGACGCTGTTCCTCGGCGGCGGTGTGCCGGTGCAGGCGGAGGGCGCGCCGGTGGCGGGCATCGGTGTGGCCGGTGCGCCGAGCGGCGAGCTGGACGAGAAGTACGCGAAGGCGGGTGTGGACGCGCTGGCGAAGTAG